AAGGACATCATCCAGGCCGACTACCTGTACACCAGAGCGTTGACCATCTCACCCTCCCACGAGAAAGCACTCATCAACCGGGACCGGACGCTGCCACTGGTCGAGGAGATCGACCAGAGGTACTTCAGCATCATCGACAGCAAAGTGAAGAAGGTCATGTCCATCCCCAAGGGCAACTCCGCACTGCGAAGGGTCATGGAGGAAACGTACTACCATCACATCTACCACACGGTTGCCATCGAGGGCAACACCCTCACCCTCTCGGAAATCAGGCACATCCTGGAGACCCGCTATGCAGTGCCGGGGAAAAGCCTGGAGGAGCAGAACGAGGTCATTGGCATGCACGCGGCAATGAAATACGTCAACACGACCCTGGTTTCCCGCATGGGGTCCGTAACCATCAGCGATGTGTTGGAGATCCACAGGCGGGTGCTGGGTTATGTGGATCCCGTGGAAGCCGGCAGGTTTCGGACGACACAGGTCCTGGTGGGACACCACATCCCTCCCCATCCTCAAGATGTGGAAAAGCAGATGCAAGAGTTCATACAGTGGCTCAATTCCGAGGATGCCATGAATCTGCACCCAGTTGAGTTTGCAGCCTTGGCCCATTATAAACTCGTTTACATCCACCCTTTCATTGACGGCAACGGAAGGACCTCACGCCTGCTGATGAACCTCATCCTCATGCAGGCGGGCTACCCGCCCATCACCGTCCGCAAGGAGCAGAGGTCTGAGTACTACCACGTACTGGAAGTCGCCAATGAGGGCGACGTGAGGCCGTTCATTCGCTTCATTGCCAAGTGTACAGAGACCACCCTGGACACCCTGCTCTTTGCCACAACAGAGTACCCAGTGGCACTGCCAGAGGCCAAACCTAACCACTCTGGGTTCAAGGAGA
The DNA window shown above is from Saccopteryx bilineata isolate mSacBil1 chromosome 2, mSacBil1_pri_phased_curated, whole genome shotgun sequence and carries:
- the FICD gene encoding protein adenylyltransferase FICD, translating into MTLMPMASVMAVTEPKWVSIWSRFLWVILLSMVLGSLLALLLPLGAVEEQCLALLKGFYLLRSKLDRAQHAVTQCSSPSTELSVTYKDAALLVVKTKSSPASRLEAKAALNQALEMKRQGKREKARKLFLHSLRMDPDSVDALNEFGIFSEEDKDIIQADYLYTRALTISPSHEKALINRDRTLPLVEEIDQRYFSIIDSKVKKVMSIPKGNSALRRVMEETYYHHIYHTVAIEGNTLTLSEIRHILETRYAVPGKSLEEQNEVIGMHAAMKYVNTTLVSRMGSVTISDVLEIHRRVLGYVDPVEAGRFRTTQVLVGHHIPPHPQDVEKQMQEFIQWLNSEDAMNLHPVEFAALAHYKLVYIHPFIDGNGRTSRLLMNLILMQAGYPPITVRKEQRSEYYHVLEVANEGDVRPFIRFIAKCTETTLDTLLFATTEYPVALPEAKPNHSGFKETLPAKP